GCCAACGAGTATGGTCGCCCCCGCGTTGTCCCCCGCACACGGGACTGGAGGCGTGACGCTCGGCGACGACGCCGATAGGTACGGTGCTACCCACACGGGGGGAAAGCCCGTCAAGATGCGTGTCTGAAGTCAGCTCCGTTCGCTTTCCTACGTGAAATATACGCGCTAACTTCGGTCGCCCACAGAATAGCCCATGGGCCCGGACCCCCACGCGCGTTGGGGGCAAACGTTCAGAACCTTCGACCGTTATGGACAGGCCCCTCTCCAATCGTCGATGGAGATGTCTGAAACTCGGCCTTTGTACAGCATAAGGGTCAGCCCGCAATAGGATAGGCCAGGGACGCCCTTGTAGATGTGAGGAACTCCTTGCACAGCAAAAACTCGCTCGGCCGGATCTCCAATCCTGATTCCTCGGGAAGTAGCGAAGACGAGCCCTTCGGGAACCCGGATGGGGAAATCTGCGCTCGTACGCATTCCGCCGTTGGTCGCGCAGAAATACGGGAACATCACCGGCTCGACATCGGACAGATAGCCCTGAAGAGTCTCCCCCAGAACGTCTGTCTCGATGATGTTGACTCGTGTAATGGAGAAAGCACGCTCCGCGTATAACCCCTGATCGGGATAGATCCAGAGGTCGTCCGTCTCTCCTTTGGAAAGGAGGTGATACGGGGCGACTACGTGACAGTGAACCGTCCAGCGTCCGTCTTCTGGGTGGGCAATCTCGACGGTCCCAAACCGCTTCCCAGGATCGGCGATGATGAGAGTCAGCTCCGCCCCTTGGGCGAAAACACTCAACGCGATGGTGAGGAGGAAGGCGGCGAGAAGACCCAGGCCAGTCTTCACCCTTCTCACCTCCCCTGCGAATAACCCGTCTCTTTTCGCTTGCAGCCGCTCCCGGTTTTTGGGCGCGTCGATGACCTGCAAAGATGTCTTGTGTCCGCGCGGCACCACGATTCTAGATAACGACAAACGATGTTCGCACACGAGTAATGTTGTTGGTACCACACTCAATCACAATGGGCCATTGGCCTGGAGTAGTCCGTGTGCCGACCATCCACGTCCATGTCACCATACCGTGGGCATCCGCGACTGTCGGCACTAGTCCGGCCGCCGTACTGGGTCCACTCTTGTAGATCACAGTGATGGAACAGGAAGTTCGGGGGCTTGTCTGAACGGTGACCAAGCCTATCGCTCCGTGCGACACTGGCGACCGAACCGAAATGATCTTGACCGGAGGAAAGCCCGACTGTGCGACCGCGGGGAGCGCGATTGTGAGAATAAGACACACGGCGAGCGCCACGTTCTGAAGGCGTCTCATTTTGCCTCTCCCCCCTCCTCCGCATCATCCTGTGCTTACGTTCTATGCCCTTACCGAAAAGCATTCAGCGCCCTTGTGAGGTTCGAGAGACCCGTTTATCGGAGTTTTCCTCAGCGAGGAGCGCTCGAAGTCGCCCCGAGTGCCCAGGCCCGAACGACAGTTCCCGCGCACCCGGCGCGCCCAGGACGCCGATGCTGGACGGGACCTTCGGTCCAAGGGGAGAAGGCGGGGGCATGGGGTCGAGCTCGTAATCCCCTGTCCCAGTCCCATGCAACGGCCCAATGAGGGCATCCTAGCAACGAGCAGGGGGAAGGGCGGGGCTACCTGATCCGGCCGACGTCGATCTGGTAGACGAGCTTGGCCGCGACGAGCCCCGGTCGAGCGTAGACCTCAGTGTGCGCGATCGCAAGGTCAAGCATCCGACCGAGTGCTGCCGTCGAGTCCCGGACGAGTTGAGCCGAGGTTATTGGGCGGCGCATCGGTCGGCGCCGGCGTTTGGGAGTGTGCCAGGAGATATGCGTGTGATTACCCCGCACACCGTGGAGGTCGATGATCTTAGCACGCTGGAGCCTGTGGAGCCTCGCGTGGAGTGCGGTGCCTCCGCCAATGGTGACGCCCGCAGCCTGGAGGTCCTCCCCCCACTTGGTAACTTCGACAATCACCCCGACTCCCGGCGTCGGCGGGAGCACCTCCCGAAGGAGACTTATCAACCCCTCCCGATCGTGGGCCGTCATCACCGCCCCGTTCATGGGTTCACTCTACGGCACACCCCCGGGACCACGCAACCCCATAGATTGCCCCCGTTCCCGGACACACGGACCGGCTGTGGGCGATCCAAGACATGCACATCCCCCTTAGTAAGAACCCAGCATCCGCTTCGTGGGAGGATAGACTCGGCCCCGATAGCCACACAAGAGGGAAGAGGGAGAGTCGGCCATCCAATACGGTCGGGGCTCATTCCAATCATGGCGGTTTGACGGGTCCTCATTTGGACCGGGGCCGATCAAGGATCACGAGCTCCTCGCCAAAGGAGAAGATCCCCGCCGATGTCGGTTTCCGACACGTCCCAGCACATGGGCGATTCGCCCAAACAAACTCTCCTAGACCCTTTCCATACTTCCGCTTCAGAGTGTCTACGCCGTTCTACGCCGTTCCGGTCATGCGTGTGACTTTGGATACGTGCGGATCGACCGGGGATGGGGGCTGTTGGGGGGCAAGAAGGGGGCAGCAGAGTCAACGTCTACGAGCCGCTGCCAAGCGTTCGGGGACAGATAATCGAATTGGTAAGAACTCTCGTGGTTTGGCGATTACTGCGACGGCCACGAGAACGTCTGTGAGGCCCCAGCATTTTCATAGACGCGCATGTTCAATGCGACGTACTTGGTCCACAGCCGCCAGATCGCTTGCCACTGCTCGTCCCCCGCGGCAGGAGCGCGGACGGGTAGCCCTGCGGCGTGAGCTTCCTTCGCCCCAAAAATCGCTCGGTGGCTCTGCGGTACCTCGATCAACGGCTGGCGAAGTTTGGTCTGGAGCTCAGCGATCGCGTCGGAGGTGCGATCTGGGTTGCTCTCCAATGCCTCCTTGAGCATGTCCGTCGTTCTCGCGAGCGCCGCTCTCGCCTGCTGAACGATGATGGCGGTGACGTCGCTTAGTAGCGAGGCATAGATCGGGTAAGTGGCCGGGGCGTTCTGCACGGCCAACGCTGCGCTTTCGACAGCTGCGATAATGTCCTTTGCCGCTACCAGCGGACCGTCGGCCTTGAGTTGCATCTGTGGATCGATGGGGCCCAGGTCGCTTGCAGGGCCCATGAGGATCTCGTGCGCCCCGAGCGCGATCAGAGTAGCCGCGCTTTTTGCTTGGTCGGGGACAATCACGGTGAACTTCTTGCATCTGGCCTGGGCCGCTCGAAGGAGGCGAACCGCCGTCTCCCCATCGCCGCCCTGAGAGTAGAGCAGCAGATGCAGATCCTCCTTCGGGTCCGCGTCGTAGACTAGCTCCTCGAATAGGGTGACACTGTAGGGGAGGATGTTGTCCGCCATGACGATGAGGCGGCAGCCGCATTTCTCTTGGTAGGTGCGGATCAGCGATTGCCGGTCGTAACGCGGGGCGTTCTGGGCGTGATAGAGCGGACTCTGACTTGGTCCGCCGGTCTCTGTCATGTGGGGCTGAGCCGGGTAATCACCGCCGTTGGCTTGCCCTTACGCTGCCGGATACCTGCCTCGCGCGCCTCCTTCGCCCGCTGGATCCGCTCGTACCAGTCGGGATCCGGGGGTGTCGCCGGTTCAATCGGTACTGCTGGCGGGGACTGAGGATGTTTCCCGTCCTTGGGCGGTATGCCCATCGCGCCACCCCGCATGTGCGACTTGCCAACCGAGCCCGTGTCTTCTTTCCCGAACGGGTCAGATGCTTCCTGCCCTCTGCCGCCCGGGCGTCATCGCATTGGCCCCCGCCACCCACGAATTGTGCGCGAGGGAGTGGCTCTCGTCTCTCGGACGTGTTCCCTTCGTGCATCTCGGGCATCCGTGACGACGGGAACTCCGTGGGCGCGCTTGGCGCAATCAGTCGAACAGAACTTGTCCCCGTCCTGCACGGCCATCGGAGGCAGGGGCTTGCCACAGACCACGCACCGTGGAAGCGTGTCCAGGTCAATCACGGTCGCGCCCCCACGAGGGGCTAAACGACAACGCGGGACCGCTTCCGGAACTGGCCGCGAGCTCCACGGACCATCCGATGCGCCCCGGTACTCCGCCGGCCGGGACTCCCGATCGAGCCTGCGAGCGCCCCAACGGGATGCGTGAGCGGTCCACGGGTCAACGAGCCAGTGCGCTTGCCTGCTTTGCTGGGCAGTTTCCGCCCCCTACCGGACATCCGTCCTTTCCTCGCCATGTCGCTCTACCTCCGAAGATGTTCGAATCGACCATTTCTCGTTGGGTCCCTGACTCATCAACCCGCTGAGGACGGCTAGCCCCCAGGAGTCGTTTTAGGCCTCCGAGGGTGCCGGGGATACGGAGATACCCGACCTCTCGAAAGGGCGACGGGGGCGCCCCGCCAGGCCTTGGTAATCAAGGGCTCCCGAGGACCGATTTTTCCAAAACGTCTACCGTCGGACTCACTTTGGCCCCATTCGCCCGGCGCTTCCAGGCTTTCTTCCGATCGAGCTCGGCCTTCCGCCGGTGCCACTCGCAATACTTGGCGTTCGGCCCCATCGAAGCGACCCGCTTCAGACACCGTGCCCCCGTCGTTTCATCCCGCCACTGGCATATCCGCGTCCGGGCTCGCTCGCCGAACTGGACATGACGGCGGTAAGCCTCGGCAAAGTCAGGATCGTACACGGACGGGTCGTAAGCGGCCGATTCCAGAATGGGGAGCACATACCCCTCGAAGGCGGGACACCTTCCGCCCGGCGTTTGGAAGACCACGCACGTTTGCCCGAAGGCCTTTCCGCACGCCGGTTCCAAACAGACATGCTGTGCGCCGCCCAGGACGTCGTGATGCCCGGCCACCAACGCCCGGACCAACTTCCGCACCCGGGCCAGGATCGTCCCATCCCGAATGCCGGCCGTCTCGCGCGCGTCTTGACGCCCGGGCGAGGAGCCGTCCATTAGAGGCCTCCCTGGTCCCCGCCGACGTCGTTCCCCCCGCCGCCGATGCCGCCACCCGCCCCAGCATCAGGGGCACCGCCTCCGGTTCCGTCCCCACTCGCTCCGTCACCCTGTCCGTCGCCGTAGGCGCCAGTGTCTCCTTGCCCTGCTACCCCCAAAGGATCTCCTTGCGCGGTCCCGCTATACCCAGGACCGCCGCCGACTTGCGTGTTTGGCGCCTCTGCCTGTCCGCTGCCACTCCCACCGCCACTGCCTGCCCCCGCCGGGGCCGTGCTGTAGCCCGTGTCGATGCCTAATGCTGCCGGGCTCTGAGGGATCTGCGTGCCGATCGGGGAACCCTGCCAAGACCCCGGAGGGGCTGGCGCATTCTGCGGGAGCAGATTCAGCATCCCGAAGGCAAGCGGGCCAAGCGGTCCCATGAGCGCGGATAGCCCCGCTTTGAGTGCCTGCGGGACCTGGCCGAGATTCCCGTAGGTCGCCATGTTCGAGGTCGGGGCCCCGAACGCCGCCACGTTCCCACCTTGGCCTCCACCGCCTCCCGTGTTGAGAGTGCTGAACGCTGCTCCGGTCCCGAGCCCCCCGGTGTTGCCAATGCCGCCTCCACCCCCCGTGAGGCTCCCGGATCTTGCGCCAGGAAGCGTGGAGGGCAGCCCATAGCCAAACGCTTGGGACGCCTGCGGGCCCCCCGAGAGGAGCTGGATTGCGAGTTGGGGATTCTGGATCAAGGACTGGAGGAGTCCTGGTTGCGACTGAAGCATCTGGCCGAGCGTGAAGGCGGACAGAGGGAGATTCGAGGTCCCGCCAGCGCCGGGGGTCGTGAACACGCTCGGGCGTCCATACCCCGTCCCGGGCTGAATCCCGGTGAGCATCCCGGTGGTGCCACTGCCGGTCCCGCTCAACATCGCGGCGATCTGAGCGCTTAGGAGGCCGGGGGTTCCTGAACCGACGGCCGGAGTGTAGAGGCCGCCTGGTGTTGCGAAGGTCGTCCCTGTATTCCCGCCGCCCATGCCCGGTACCCTCCCCTTGTGCCGGAGGAGCAGGGGCGGCGGCGATCCGTCCCGCTCTCGCTACAGACGCTTTGTGTCCAGTCGGTGCTCTAACGCTCTAACCGCCTCACGGCTTGCTACCTAGCGCTAGGCTATGCGTTGAAGTAATCATGCCATAGAGACGAGGA
This genomic window from bacterium contains:
- a CDS encoding serine dehydrogenase; the protein is MTETGGPSQSPLYHAQNAPRYDRQSLIRTYQEKCGCRLIVMADNILPYSVTLFEELVYDADPKEDLHLLLYSQGGDGETAVRLLRAAQARCKKFTVIVPDQAKSAATLIALGAHEILMGPASDLGPIDPQMQLKADGPLVAAKDIIAAVESAALAVQNAPATYPIYASLLSDVTAIIVQQARAALARTTDMLKEALESNPDRTSDAIAELQTKLRQPLIEVPQSHRAIFGAKEAHAAGLPVRAPAAGDEQWQAIWRLWTKYVALNMRVYENAGASQTFSWPSQ